One Photobacterium sp. TY1-4 genomic window carries:
- a CDS encoding Mut7-C ubiquitin/RNAse domain-containing protein yields the protein MPDASDDRHAPIWRTAWFRFYEELNDFLPNDRRKVRFPYRFAVKPAIKDTLEAIGVPHTEIDLILVDGQSVGFDHRLRGGELVSVYPMFESFDIQPLVRLRPKPLREPRFVVDVNLGKLARKLRLLGFDTLYSNQFEDGEIVALSVSEQRIILTRDKFIFKYRMVTHGYWVRSDRPDEQLREVISRFQLEHNFRPFTRCSRCNGRLSTIEQEQVIGRVPENTLRYYSEFFQCRDCHHLYWKGTHVTRIAQWMSRLQTAGS from the coding sequence ATGCCTGACGCTTCTGATGATCGCCATGCCCCGATCTGGCGAACAGCCTGGTTCCGGTTCTATGAAGAGCTGAATGATTTTCTGCCGAATGACCGGCGAAAAGTGCGTTTTCCTTACCGTTTTGCCGTGAAACCGGCTATCAAAGATACCCTCGAAGCCATCGGCGTCCCGCATACGGAAATTGATTTGATCCTAGTCGACGGCCAATCTGTTGGCTTTGATCACCGGCTTCGGGGCGGTGAGCTGGTATCTGTTTATCCGATGTTTGAGTCTTTCGATATTCAGCCCTTGGTACGACTGCGACCGAAGCCGCTGCGGGAGCCGCGGTTTGTGGTCGACGTCAACTTAGGCAAACTGGCGCGTAAACTGCGCTTGCTGGGTTTTGATACCTTATACAGCAATCAGTTTGAGGACGGTGAAATCGTGGCGCTGTCGGTGTCGGAGCAGCGCATCATTCTGACCCGGGATAAGTTTATTTTTAAATATCGGATGGTGACGCATGGCTACTGGGTACGCAGCGATCGCCCGGATGAGCAACTCCGTGAAGTCATTTCCCGTTTCCAGCTTGAGCACAATTTTCGTCCGTTTACCCGGTGCTCCCGTTGCAATGGCCGTTTATCAACGATTGAGCAGGAGCAAGTCATTGGCCGGGTCCCAGAGAACACTCTCAGGTATTATTCTGAATTTTTTCAGTGCCGGGACTGTCATCATCTCTATTGGAAAGGAACGCATGTTACTCGTATCGCACAATGGATGTCCCGACTGCAGACCGCCGGATCCTGA
- a CDS encoding IS4 family transposase — MDVSQALDIINNWKPNQVETLADLLPLELIDEAYSLTDTVTMRKRKLTLESMVWLLVGMAIYNDKSVKDLVNQLDIVDRTGKAFVAPSALTQRRKTLGEPAMRAVFERMTAAWMEGANLPHWNGLTLLGVDGVVWRTPDSPQNNEVFSRQKDTQYPQVRMVCQMELSSHLITGSAFDDYAVNEMVLAEKLIETTPDHSLTMFDKGFYSLGLLHQWHQAGTERHWLLPLKKNTQYEIVQSLGRNDKLVSLRSNPRARKLWPNLPDKITARLVTRKVKGKTYEVLTSMVDAMRYPAADISSLYGHRWEIEMGYREQKQYMLGNRLTLRSRLPELVKQELWGILLTYNLIRYQMVELCFTLKGNYLPYQLSFNGTLAHIMRLLVGLPYSTPGAIPRQLKSFHSMAESLILEGRRERTFPRTVKPRPKRYAQKKNAAHLK; from the coding sequence ATGGACGTCTCACAAGCCCTCGATATCATTAATAACTGGAAGCCTAACCAAGTAGAAACACTGGCTGACTTGCTTCCTCTCGAACTGATTGATGAAGCCTATTCCCTCACGGATACCGTCACGATGCGCAAGCGAAAGTTGACGCTGGAATCCATGGTCTGGCTATTGGTTGGCATGGCCATTTACAATGACAAGTCAGTGAAAGATCTTGTAAATCAGCTAGATATTGTTGATAGAACCGGGAAGGCTTTTGTTGCTCCAAGTGCATTGACCCAACGTCGAAAGACTCTCGGGGAGCCTGCCATGAGAGCGGTCTTCGAACGTATGACTGCCGCGTGGATGGAAGGCGCCAACTTGCCTCACTGGAACGGCCTCACACTGTTGGGCGTTGATGGCGTGGTCTGGCGGACGCCGGACAGTCCACAAAATAACGAAGTATTCTCCCGGCAAAAAGACACCCAATACCCTCAAGTCCGCATGGTCTGCCAAATGGAGTTAAGCAGCCATTTAATTACAGGCAGTGCTTTCGATGACTATGCTGTCAATGAGATGGTGTTGGCAGAGAAACTCATTGAGACGACCCCAGATCATAGCCTCACCATGTTCGATAAAGGTTTTTACTCTCTGGGCTTGCTGCATCAGTGGCATCAGGCGGGTACTGAACGCCACTGGTTGCTCCCATTAAAGAAAAATACGCAATATGAGATCGTACAATCTTTAGGCCGAAACGACAAACTGGTATCACTGAGAAGTAACCCGAGAGCCCGTAAACTTTGGCCCAATCTACCGGATAAAATCACCGCTCGCTTAGTCACGCGTAAAGTCAAAGGGAAGACATACGAGGTGCTGACTTCAATGGTAGATGCTATGCGCTACCCTGCCGCAGATATCAGCAGTCTCTATGGACATCGCTGGGAAATAGAAATGGGTTACCGAGAGCAAAAGCAGTATATGTTGGGCAACCGTCTGACCCTTCGAAGCCGTCTCCCCGAACTGGTGAAGCAAGAGCTGTGGGGGATTTTACTGACTTACAACCTGATCCGTTATCAGATGGTGGAGCTCTGCTTCACCCTAAAAGGGAACTACTTGCCTTACCAACTGAGTTTCAATGGAACGCTCGCACACATAATGCGCTTACTGGTTGGATTACCGTACTCAACACCGGGAGCTATCCCACGCCAGCTCAAGAGCTTCCACAGCATGGCTGAAAGTTTGATATTAGAGGGACGAAGAGAAAGAACCTTCCCCAGAACAGTCAAGCCTCGCCCCAAAAGATACGCCCAAAAGAAAAATGCCGCTCACCTTAAGTGA
- a CDS encoding transporter substrate-binding domain-containing protein — MKKMIGMGLVVAAMSISNVQAAQQKTVRLASDFTYPPFNYKDASDSPRGFDIEIADALCAVAELECTWVTMSWNGLIPALLARKADVIMASMRITAERKKRVLFTDKYYQAPARFIGKGDAGLSIDQSGLAGKRIGVQLGTIHDRYVTDMFGDVAKIQRYTGQDEVYLDLQNGRLDTVFGNADQLSLAFLEQERGEGFTFVGDAVTDPAYIGEGTALALRKQDTELAEKFNRAIETIRANGTYDKIAAKYFTFDIYGGE, encoded by the coding sequence ATGAAGAAAATGATTGGCATGGGCCTGGTGGTGGCCGCAATGAGTATCAGCAATGTCCAGGCGGCGCAGCAAAAAACGGTGCGTTTAGCCTCAGATTTTACCTATCCGCCGTTCAACTACAAGGATGCCTCGGACTCGCCGCGTGGTTTTGACATCGAAATTGCCGATGCCCTGTGCGCGGTGGCGGAGCTGGAGTGTACCTGGGTGACGATGAGCTGGAACGGCTTGATCCCGGCACTGCTGGCCCGCAAGGCGGACGTGATTATGGCTTCCATGCGGATCACGGCTGAACGTAAGAAGCGTGTGTTGTTTACCGATAAGTATTATCAGGCACCGGCACGGTTTATTGGGAAAGGCGATGCCGGATTGTCGATCGACCAATCCGGTCTGGCAGGCAAGCGGATCGGGGTCCAGTTGGGGACGATTCATGACCGCTATGTCACAGACATGTTTGGCGACGTTGCGAAAATTCAGCGCTATACCGGGCAAGATGAAGTGTACCTGGATTTGCAAAACGGCCGACTGGATACCGTGTTCGGCAATGCGGATCAACTCAGCCTGGCGTTCCTGGAGCAAGAGCGCGGTGAAGGGTTTACCTTTGTCGGTGACGCGGTCACGGATCCGGCCTATATCGGGGAAGGCACTGCGCTGGCGCTGCGCAAGCAAGATACCGAGCTGGCTGAGAAGTTTAACCGGGCGATTGAAACCATTCGTGCCAACGGTACTTACGACAAAATTGCTGCAAAATACTTTACGTTCGATATTTACGGCGGCGAATAA
- a CDS encoding multidrug effflux MFS transporter yields the protein MHSKPEQQIRVNMPQKKHAPLSREELKVVAILTLLLFIGLMGTDIHLSSLPEMTKFMGTTQKLMQSSISIFLLGVGCSALVYGPLSDKYGRKPVIMIGISTAIAGNLWATTLSDIEPFLASRFVQGFGSGVSIALSRVVLSDIVQGERYAITSSYITMFTGLSIVFGPVIGSAIQSWYGWQTNFVVMAAMLFCILVIYALLCPETNRYKDQSIKLHECFANYRSVLKNDILLLATVLSGIGMACFVMYTSSSAFILQELFGMSPTDYGWMSAFVGAGLLVSRSLLPKLINNYGMHTVIATGLIILIVSGFSLLLLTESGYLSTTTFLISVSGVFFSYTFIVICASAISMTPFTDKRGAAGAVYSCSQMALAFMVNALVSVMSDNSVLIISTCYMTLPIIGLYLCRKIQTKQLHSASGVKAQ from the coding sequence ATGCACTCGAAACCAGAGCAACAAATAAGGGTAAATATGCCTCAGAAAAAACATGCCCCACTATCTCGTGAAGAACTTAAAGTGGTGGCCATTCTAACGCTACTGCTTTTTATCGGCTTGATGGGAACAGATATTCATCTTTCTTCATTGCCGGAAATGACAAAGTTCATGGGCACTACCCAGAAGCTGATGCAGTCCTCAATATCAATTTTTCTACTTGGCGTTGGCTGCAGCGCCCTTGTATACGGACCATTAAGTGATAAATATGGGCGAAAGCCGGTCATCATGATCGGAATTTCCACTGCCATAGCCGGCAATTTGTGGGCAACCACACTCTCTGATATCGAGCCATTCCTGGCTTCCCGCTTTGTTCAAGGTTTCGGTAGTGGCGTGAGCATCGCACTGTCTCGTGTTGTACTGTCTGATATCGTCCAGGGTGAGCGCTATGCCATTACCAGCTCCTACATAACCATGTTCACGGGACTGTCTATTGTCTTTGGTCCTGTGATCGGCAGTGCCATTCAATCATGGTACGGGTGGCAAACCAACTTCGTGGTAATGGCTGCAATGCTCTTTTGCATACTTGTTATCTACGCTCTGTTATGTCCGGAAACGAACAGATACAAGGACCAATCCATAAAGTTGCATGAATGCTTCGCGAATTATCGCTCAGTGCTTAAAAACGATATCTTACTTCTGGCCACAGTACTTTCGGGCATTGGAATGGCCTGCTTCGTGATGTATACAAGTTCTAGCGCCTTTATTCTGCAAGAACTATTCGGGATGTCCCCGACCGACTATGGGTGGATGTCCGCGTTTGTAGGGGCCGGTTTACTCGTAAGTCGCTCTCTCTTGCCTAAGCTCATCAATAACTACGGTATGCACACTGTCATCGCGACTGGATTGATTATCCTCATCGTAAGCGGCTTTTCATTGCTACTGTTAACAGAGTCTGGATACCTATCTACTACGACGTTCCTAATTAGTGTTTCAGGCGTATTCTTCAGCTACACCTTCATTGTGATCTGTGCGTCTGCAATATCAATGACCCCATTTACTGACAAACGTGGCGCGGCAGGCGCGGTCTACTCTTGCTCGCAGATGGCGCTGGCCTTCATGGTGAATGCTTTAGTGTCAGTGATGTCCGATAACAGCGTCCTGATCATCAGCACCTGCTATATGACCCTTCCCATAATAGGTCTGTATTTATGTAGAAAGATTCAGACAAAGCAATTACATTCAGCCTCAGGAGTTAAAGCTCAATGA
- a CDS encoding LysR substrate-binding domain-containing protein, whose protein sequence is MIHTPTMKELQSFLVTAQQLNFTTAAQVLNLTQGAVSRQISSLETRLNIRLFNRHARGLTLTHKGTEFLPLVENALNQIHRAVDQITNDKQQIKLKVPSCITSWLLPKLMTFQQQYPEIDVELTSAIKHNINFASEPFDAAICYGQPPRQKDLISYLLFEEQLAPVCSPRLLATHEHTLAADEMRAFTWLHATPQKSDWSLWLSHIAQKSAIPEKMAPDMKQSEQNQHFATLDLAVSAAMQGFGIAIGDITLARPDLDAGRLVMPNPNSVASGNGYYLVRPKNLQTASLDLLFDWLQQPESRESGPQV, encoded by the coding sequence ATGATCCACACCCCAACGATGAAAGAGTTGCAGTCTTTTCTGGTGACGGCACAACAATTGAATTTCACCACTGCAGCGCAGGTTCTGAACTTAACCCAAGGTGCCGTCAGCCGTCAGATCAGCAGCCTGGAGACCCGGTTGAATATCCGCCTGTTTAACCGGCATGCGCGCGGACTGACGTTAACCCATAAAGGGACCGAGTTTTTACCGCTGGTTGAAAACGCCCTCAATCAGATCCACCGGGCAGTCGATCAGATCACCAACGACAAACAGCAAATCAAGTTGAAAGTACCCAGCTGCATTACGTCCTGGCTGTTGCCGAAACTGATGACCTTCCAGCAACAGTATCCGGAGATCGATGTCGAGCTGACTTCGGCAATCAAACACAATATCAACTTTGCCAGTGAGCCCTTTGACGCCGCCATTTGCTACGGCCAGCCCCCGAGGCAAAAAGATCTCATCAGTTACCTGTTGTTTGAAGAGCAACTCGCGCCGGTGTGCTCCCCCAGACTACTGGCAACACACGAACACACGCTCGCAGCAGATGAGATGCGCGCATTTACCTGGCTGCATGCCACGCCCCAGAAAAGTGACTGGTCGTTGTGGCTGAGCCATATTGCACAGAAAAGCGCAATTCCAGAAAAAATGGCTCCGGACATGAAGCAGAGTGAGCAAAATCAGCACTTTGCAACACTGGATCTGGCCGTGAGTGCGGCGATGCAAGGGTTCGGGATTGCAATTGGAGATATCACACTGGCCCGACCCGACTTAGACGCCGGACGGCTGGTGATGCCAAACCCCAACAGCGTCGCGTCGGGGAATGGCTACTATCTGGTCAGGCCGAAAAACCTGCAGACGGCGTCACTGGATTTACTCTTCGACTGGCTGCAGCAGCCTGAATCACGTGAATCAGGCCCGCAAGTTTAG
- a CDS encoding Hsp20/alpha crystallin family protein — MSLVPRDSWFDFSQFFDNAFPTLRHSFDVESFSPRIDIVEKEDGYEISADLPGVRKEDISVQVHGGNLTIEATTSKNDEQKEGDKVIRKERYEGKLMRSFYLGQNLQQETISAAFEDGVLKVHVPKVEPTQPSSAKQIEIK; from the coding sequence ATGAGCTTGGTCCCTCGTGATTCCTGGTTCGATTTCTCCCAGTTTTTCGATAATGCCTTCCCGACACTGAGGCATTCATTCGATGTGGAGTCATTTTCACCCAGAATCGATATTGTCGAAAAAGAAGACGGTTACGAAATTTCTGCCGATCTACCCGGGGTACGAAAAGAAGATATTTCCGTACAAGTGCACGGCGGGAACCTCACCATTGAAGCGACGACATCAAAAAATGATGAGCAGAAAGAAGGCGACAAAGTCATTCGCAAAGAAAGATATGAAGGAAAATTGATGCGGAGTTTTTACTTAGGTCAAAACCTGCAGCAAGAAACCATCAGTGCTGCGTTTGAAGATGGGGTCTTGAAAGTTCATGTGCCAAAAGTTGAACCGACCCAGCCCAGCAGCGCCAAACAGATTGAGATTAAATAG
- a CDS encoding ethylbenzene dehydrogenase-related protein: MIRQLKRFSHGIAAGFSPVLPRFVLALTAALGALPVTAADTLVSVRVKEPVKLDGVAESVWLKAIPLTVTLDQRVYQPRGGSGMASTSVSVQSLYDDEFIYFFIQWDDPTRNLAFMPWEKQPDGRWQRLTNPDQFGYENTYHEDKVSFYWNINTQGFDTQGCAIACHLADSRGYVADVEQSRPGRKFTAREDETLDAWVWRAVRTGKTVQADDQFVDATIDPAENLRWGMKGDFVTGGGYRENISEATQQPVMGNRVWDAVQAYALSPEQQVPLVDTFSPGDRLASVLVSPFTGSRGDVSAQSNWKDGKWLLELKRKRVTSGHNAKAQDIQFSELSQTYYFGVAVFDNAQMSHLYSPDVFRMKFETLAE, encoded by the coding sequence ATGATCAGGCAATTGAAGCGGTTCTCGCACGGGATAGCTGCGGGATTTTCGCCGGTGCTCCCTCGGTTTGTTCTGGCTCTGACAGCTGCGTTGGGAGCATTGCCGGTGACGGCAGCAGATACTTTAGTCAGCGTTCGGGTAAAGGAGCCGGTGAAGCTGGACGGTGTGGCGGAAAGTGTCTGGCTGAAAGCGATCCCGTTAACCGTCACGTTGGATCAGCGAGTGTATCAGCCCCGTGGTGGATCCGGCATGGCTTCAACGTCGGTTTCGGTTCAGTCACTTTATGATGATGAATTTATCTACTTTTTTATCCAGTGGGACGACCCGACGCGCAACCTGGCTTTTATGCCGTGGGAAAAGCAGCCGGATGGGCGCTGGCAGCGGCTGACGAATCCGGATCAGTTCGGTTACGAAAATACGTATCACGAGGATAAAGTCAGTTTTTACTGGAATATCAATACCCAGGGGTTTGATACCCAGGGCTGTGCCATTGCCTGCCATCTGGCCGACAGCCGCGGTTATGTAGCGGATGTCGAGCAAAGTCGCCCCGGCCGTAAATTTACCGCCCGCGAAGATGAGACCCTCGATGCCTGGGTGTGGCGCGCGGTTCGAACCGGGAAAACGGTACAGGCCGATGATCAGTTTGTCGATGCCACCATTGATCCGGCTGAGAACTTGCGCTGGGGAATGAAAGGCGACTTTGTCACCGGCGGCGGGTATCGGGAAAATATCTCGGAAGCCACCCAACAACCGGTGATGGGCAACCGGGTGTGGGATGCGGTGCAGGCTTATGCGCTGAGTCCGGAACAACAGGTCCCGCTGGTAGATACGTTCAGCCCGGGGGATCGCCTGGCCTCGGTGTTGGTGAGTCCCTTTACCGGCTCGCGGGGCGATGTCAGTGCGCAGAGTAACTGGAAAGATGGGAAATGGCTGCTGGAATTGAAGCGCAAGCGCGTTACCTCCGGGCATAATGCCAAGGCGCAGGACATTCAGTTTTCGGAGCTCTCGCAAACATATTATTTTGGCGTGGCGGTGTTTGATAATGCCCAAATGAGTCATTTATACAGCCCGGACGTGTTCCGGATGAAGTTTGAGACGCTGGCTGAATGA
- a CDS encoding GNAT family N-acetyltransferase, with the protein MIEYRQNHPLDPQEVARVFKASGINRPSDDIPRITSMLEGANLIVSAWHEDKLIGVCRALTDYCYCCYLSDLAVDRAYQRQGIGTALISQVRQATGDEVSLVLLSAPGAMDYYKRIGLTLVDHAFVKKRLR; encoded by the coding sequence ATGATCGAGTACCGCCAAAATCACCCCCTGGATCCGCAGGAAGTTGCAAGAGTATTTAAAGCCTCCGGCATTAACCGGCCCAGTGATGACATCCCACGGATAACATCTATGCTCGAAGGTGCGAACCTGATTGTCTCAGCCTGGCATGAAGATAAACTGATTGGTGTATGTCGTGCACTGACCGACTACTGTTATTGCTGCTATCTGTCAGATCTTGCCGTAGACCGAGCTTATCAACGACAAGGAATTGGGACAGCGCTTATCTCTCAAGTCAGACAAGCAACTGGAGACGAGGTGTCCTTGGTATTGCTGTCAGCACCGGGAGCAATGGACTATTACAAGCGGATTGGTCTCACTCTGGTTGACCATGCTTTCGTGAAGAAACGATTGAGATAG
- the hisC gene encoding histidinol-phosphate transaminase has translation METLASRLVPEAVKNLIPYQSARRIGGRGHIWLNANELEQGCHYGTGTGEYHRYPDFLPHQLAERYLAYCLQGRDAQDLEALAVRGADEAIDLLVRTFCQPGQDKILICPPTYAMYEFCAESFMVETVKVPLREDFQLNVPEICARLPQAKVLFLCSPNNPTGNVIRRDDLLTVLEASQSSTLVVVDEAYIEFAPETTVVDLITQYPNLVVIRTLSKAFGLAAVRCGFLLAHPHVMTYVARLIAPYPIADPVAQISLSALSEAGVAQMQAQTASLVAVRDWFMEQVRQLPMVEAVYPSATNFVLIRFRGPECMYAYLLERGIVTRNQAHDPALNHCVRISVGSKNSMLETLNALKEYQ, from the coding sequence GTGGAAACACTGGCATCACGCCTTGTTCCTGAGGCAGTAAAAAATCTCATACCCTATCAGTCAGCACGACGCATTGGCGGCCGTGGTCATATTTGGCTCAACGCCAATGAACTGGAGCAGGGTTGTCATTATGGGACGGGCACAGGGGAGTATCACCGCTATCCGGATTTTCTGCCGCATCAGTTGGCAGAGCGGTATCTGGCGTATTGCCTGCAAGGGCGTGACGCTCAGGACCTCGAAGCGCTGGCCGTTCGCGGCGCGGATGAAGCGATCGATCTGCTGGTGCGCACTTTCTGTCAACCGGGGCAAGATAAGATTCTGATTTGTCCGCCGACGTATGCGATGTACGAATTCTGCGCCGAGTCGTTCATGGTTGAGACGGTCAAAGTGCCGCTCCGGGAAGATTTTCAGCTGAATGTGCCTGAGATTTGTGCCCGGCTTCCGCAAGCCAAGGTGCTCTTTTTGTGCTCTCCGAATAACCCGACCGGTAATGTGATCCGGCGGGATGATCTTCTGACTGTGCTGGAAGCCAGTCAGTCGTCAACCCTGGTTGTTGTTGATGAGGCGTATATTGAGTTCGCCCCGGAAACAACCGTGGTGGACCTGATCACACAATATCCGAATCTGGTCGTGATCCGGACTTTGTCCAAAGCGTTTGGCCTGGCGGCAGTGCGTTGCGGTTTTCTGTTGGCCCATCCCCATGTCATGACCTATGTCGCCAGGCTGATCGCCCCTTATCCAATCGCAGACCCGGTCGCGCAAATTTCGCTGAGTGCTTTAAGTGAGGCGGGCGTGGCGCAAATGCAGGCGCAGACGGCTTCGCTTGTTGCCGTGCGGGACTGGTTTATGGAGCAGGTGCGACAGCTGCCGATGGTTGAAGCGGTGTATCCGTCGGCGACAAACTTTGTGCTGATTCGTTTTCGCGGGCCTGAGTGCATGTATGCCTATCTGCTCGAGCGAGGCATTGTCACGCGCAATCAGGCGCACGATCCGGCGTTAAATCACTGTGTACGGATCTCGGTGGGATCAAAAAACAGTATGCTCGAAACCTTAAATGCATTAAAAGAATATCAGTAG
- a CDS encoding GyrI-like domain-containing protein codes for MDYQQRLTPVIRYLEQHFAEPVNLQQVAAMAHLSPFHFHRVFKAVTGETLGGFIKRMKLQNAVHCLFYHKSSVTEVAMDCGFSSSQSLAKAFRLYFGVSPSEIRRCQTQPEFSSLLRNSKIGHALSNGGHDPLALQGYALSYQPQRSEMMKTEHFEQRCLVSIRVTGPYGENYQPALGKLYQWAGAKGLADGQCLFIYHDNPEVTPAQQCRTDICLTVPEGTEGGQGIEIQTLPAGGYASIRETVTEQRQYGEYWQVLMEAIVASQLEIDDRPCFELYHSYDEQTHVADVSFYTAIKA; via the coding sequence ATGGATTATCAACAACGACTCACACCGGTGATTCGGTATCTGGAGCAACACTTTGCCGAACCGGTGAACTTGCAGCAAGTCGCTGCGATGGCCCACCTTTCCCCATTCCATTTCCACCGGGTGTTTAAAGCGGTTACCGGGGAGACCCTGGGCGGCTTCATCAAGCGGATGAAACTTCAAAATGCCGTCCATTGTTTGTTCTACCATAAAAGCTCGGTGACGGAGGTGGCGATGGACTGCGGCTTTTCGAGCTCGCAAAGCCTGGCAAAAGCTTTTCGGCTCTATTTTGGGGTCTCGCCATCCGAGATTCGCCGCTGTCAGACCCAGCCTGAATTTTCGTCATTGCTGCGAAATAGCAAGATTGGACATGCGTTAAGCAACGGCGGACACGATCCGTTGGCGTTGCAAGGATATGCTTTGTCTTATCAACCACAAAGGAGTGAAATGATGAAGACTGAACATTTTGAACAACGTTGTCTGGTCTCAATTCGTGTAACCGGCCCTTATGGGGAGAACTATCAACCGGCACTGGGAAAACTGTATCAATGGGCGGGTGCTAAGGGACTGGCTGACGGGCAATGCCTGTTTATTTATCACGACAACCCGGAAGTGACGCCGGCGCAACAGTGTCGGACTGATATTTGCCTCACGGTTCCCGAAGGCACGGAAGGCGGGCAGGGGATTGAGATCCAGACTTTGCCTGCCGGGGGATACGCCTCGATTCGCGAAACCGTGACCGAGCAGCGCCAGTATGGCGAATACTGGCAGGTGTTGATGGAAGCGATTGTGGCATCCCAGCTAGAAATCGATGATCGTCCCTGTTTCGAGCTTTACCACAGCTATGATGAACAGACGCATGTCGCTGATGTCAGCTTCTATACCGCGATCAAAGCCTAA